A region of Argentina anserina chromosome 5, drPotAnse1.1, whole genome shotgun sequence DNA encodes the following proteins:
- the LOC126796294 gene encoding nucleobase-ascorbate transporter 6, which produces MAGGGAAKVDEPQPHPPKEQLPGVSYCITSPPPWPEAILLGFQHYLVMLGTSVLIPSALVPQMGGGNEEKAKVIQTLLFVAGLNTLKQTLFGSRLPAVIGGSYTFVPTTVSIILASRFSDSQNPIDKFKSTMRAIQGALIVASTLQIVLGFSGLWRNVARFLSPLSVVPLVGLVGFGLYELGFPLLAKCIEIGLPELVILVFVSQYMPHIFHKGKHVFDRFAVLFAIVIVWIYAHLLTVGGAYNDSGPKTQSSCRTDRAGLIDAAPWIRVPYPFQWGAPTFDAGEAFAMMTASFVALVESTGAFIAVSRYASATPVPPAILSRGVGWQGVGILISGLFGTVTGSSVSVENAGLLALTRVGSRRVVQISAGFMIFFSILGKFGALFASIPGPIIAALYCLFFAYVGSGGLSFLQFCNLNSFRTKFILGFSIFMGLSIPQYFNEYTAINGYGPVHTGGRWFNDMINVPFQSEAFVAGVIAYFLDNTLHRSDSSVRKDRGKHWWDKFRSFKGDSRSEEFYSLPFNLNKYFPSV; this is translated from the exons TTCTTGGGTTTCAACATTATCTTGTGATGCTTGGGACTTCAGTTCTCATTCCTAGTGCTCTTGTTCCCCAGATGGGAGGTGGAAAT GAGGAAAAGGCCAAGGTGATCCAGACCCTACTCTTTGTTGCTGGTTTGAACACCTTGAAGCAAACCTTGTTTGGGAGTAGACTACCTGCAGTTATTGGAGGGTCATACACGTTTGTTCCGACCACAGTTTCAATCATATTGGCTAGTCGATTCAGTGATTCACAAAACCCTATAGAT AAATTTAAGAGTACAATGCGGGCAATTCAAGGTGCTTTGATTGTGGCCTCAACCCTACAGATAGTCTTAGGCTTCAGTGGCCTTTGGCGTAATGTTGCAAG GTTTTTAAGTCCACTTTCAGTTGTTCCATTGGTAGGACTAGTTGGTTTTGGACTCTATGAGTTAGGTTTTCCTCTG CTTGCCAAATGTATTGAGATTGGACTGCCAGAGCTTGTCATTTTAGTATTTGTTTCTCAG TATATGCCCCACATATTTCACAAAGgaaaacatgtatttgatcGTTTTGCTGTCCTATTTGCCATAGTAATCGTGTGGATTTATGCGCATCTGCTCACTGTTGGTGGGGCCTATAATGATTCAGGCCCCAAAACACAATCAAGTTGCCGTACCGATCGTGCTGGACTTATAGATGCTGCCCCATG GATAAGAGTTCCATATCCCTTCCAATGGGGAGCACCTACATTTGATGCTGGTGAAGCGTTTGCTATGATGACTGCGTCTTTTGTTGCTCTTGTAGAG TCCACTGGTGCTTTCATTGCTGTATCAAGGTATGCTAGTGCAACACCAGTGCCACCTGCTATTCTGAGTCGTGGAGTTGGTTGGCAG GGTGTTGGGATTCTGATTTCCGGGCTCTTCGGAACTGTGACTGGATCCTCAGTATCTGT AGAGAATGCTGGTCTTTTGGCGTTAACACGTGTTGGCAGTCGAAGGGTTGTGCAAATATCTGCCGGGTTCATGATATTTTTCTCTATTCTGG GCAAATTTGGAGCACTCTTCGCTTCTATCCCAGGGCCCATCATTGCTGCCTTATATTGCCTGTTCTTTGCTTATGTCG GTTCTGGGGGTCTTAGCTTTCTCCAGTTCTGCAACCTGAACAGCTTCCGAACAAAGTTCATTTTAGGCTTCTCTATCTTCATGGGTTTGTCTATACCACAGTACTTTAATGAGTACACCGCCATCAATGGTTATGGTCCAGTCCACACAGGAGGAAGATGG TTCAATGATATGATCAATGTCCCTTTCCAATCGGAAGCTTTTGTAGCGGGGGTGATTGCGTATTTCTTGGACAACACGCTGCACCGAAGTGACAGCTCAGTTAGGAAAGACAGGGGCAAACATTGGTGGGACAAGTTCAGGTCATTCAAGGGTGATTCAAGAAGTGAGGAGTTCTATTCATTGCCGTTCAATCTAAACAAGTATTTTCCATCTGTATGA